Proteins encoded together in one Hevea brasiliensis isolate MT/VB/25A 57/8 chromosome 16, ASM3005281v1, whole genome shotgun sequence window:
- the LOC110651100 gene encoding ABSCISIC ACID-INSENSITIVE 5-like protein 5 codes for MYNRNMVSPNRSQEDQFPTLARQGSLYNLTFDQLGNIGKPLNAAKLDELLKNVISVEEGQLLQNVKPSFSPNSSSSSASASASASFFLGNLDLNGTLNNKKVDEVWKDIVHQEHVNAMDNQSRFQQQLEETTLEDFLVRTGMINIGNQNAMLNLQTIMAIDPMVVASQQADWLKLQMTAVQRRQQQQMTVIDSNFHVSEPSVFENLVPAVSATSSKSQAAAVKKRRYSDEIMEKTIERRQKRMMKNRESAASSRARKQAYTNHLEHEVFQLRKTNAWLKKLKEVEILLSIDTKLMPRYQLGRTSSAPF; via the exons ATGTATAATAGAAACATGGTGTCGCCAAATAGATCTCAGGAGGACCAGTTTCCTACTCTGGCCAGACAAGGGTCCTTGTACAATCTCACATTTGATCAGCTGGGAAACATAGGAAAGCCTTTGAATGCTGCTAAGTTAGATGAGTTGTTGAAAAATGTAATTTCTGTTGAGGAAGGCCAGTTGCTGCAAAATGTTAAACCGTCTTTTTCTCCTAATAGTTCCTCCTCCTCAGCTTCAGCTTCTGCTtctgcttctttctttcttggcAATTTGGACTTGAATGGAACGTTGAATAATAAAAAGGTCgatgaggtttggaaggacattGTCCATCAAGAACACGTCAATGCCATGGACAACCAATCAAGATTTCAGCAACAACTTGAAGAAACAACACTTGAGGATTTCCTGGTTCGCACTGGGATGATCAATATAGGGAATCAAAATGCTATGCTTAATCTTCAGACAATTATGGCAATTGATCCAATGGTTGTGGCCTCACAGCAGGCAGATTGGCTGAAGCTTCAAATGACAGCTGTGCAGCGACGGCAACAGCAGCAGATGACAGTGATTGATTCAAATTTTCATGTATCTGAACCATCAGTTTTTGAGAACCTAGTGCCAGCAGTGTCAGCTACATCTTCAAAGTCTCAGGCAGCTGCTGTAAAGAAGCGACGATATTCGGATGAGATAATGGAGAAGACAATTGAGAGGAGACAGAAGAGGATGATGAAGAATCGCGAGTCTGCTGCAAGTTCAAGAGCAAGAAAGCAG GCTTATACCAACCACTTGGAGCATGAAGTGTTTCAGTTGAGGAAAACAAATGCCTGGCTCAAGAAACTGAAG GAAGTGGAGATTCTTCTATCAATTGATACAAAGCTTATGCCTCGATACCAACTTGGACGAACCAGCTCAGCTCCGTTCTAG